From the Arctopsyche grandis isolate Sample6627 chromosome 11, ASM5162203v2, whole genome shotgun sequence genome, one window contains:
- the LOC143918961 gene encoding uncharacterized protein LOC143918961: MSKSMSLILLTILVSSSIHLADAYTTHSREEVEDRPEQVPQWHNHRQHHASSRHAVKHQDQLEDNAEEAPHDPTKLRILKRRHVRRGQNLPVTEDDVVRNIFGSPQQQAWMQNQGPRPSEISKRQANYQPNQPISSPIFHQANNVPGSQISNHIYPNSGYNNGGYGGYSGYSGYGAYGAYGAFGSFGLPLGIGFIPIYVQVPCNQNLQPDYLPPNPQRPDSNGTVPNQFPNRIGEDEDDPPSWGAVDNNGIDTPERPTNGVPTLQVDFDRDYFNTATGISLQPVAPLRPNSRPPPSIFHGTNAKPEETPVGSPGNQRPSQSRPQAQIPQAQRPQAPRPQQRPNRPPPPTQNANQPGRDTTNPLNCAYAVVSCCNNSNVRSRSECFTLRGCPGPFFDNPCTSELAKAASDFVIRFPTGQ; this comes from the coding sequence ATGTCTAAGTCAATGTCGTTAATTTTATTGACGATTCTAGTCTCTAGTTCGATCCATCTCGCGGATGCCTACACGACACACTCACGAGAAGAAGTCGAAGACCGTCCCGAGCAAGTACCACAGTGGCACAATCATCGACAGCATCATGCCAGCAGTAGACACGCCGTCAAACACCAAGATCAGTTGGAAGACAACGCCGAAGAAGCCCCACATGATCCGACCAAATTGCGCATATTGAAACGAAGACATGTAAGGAGAGGCCAAAATTTACCAGTCACCGAAGACGACGTCGTCAGGAACATTTTCGGCAGTCCTCAGCAGCAGGCATGGATGCAGAACCAGGGACCGAGACCATCGGAAATTAGCAAACGCCAGGCCAACTATCAACCTAACCAACCGATCTCTTCTCCGATATTTCATCAGGCGAACAACGTACCTGGATCCCAGATAAGCAACCACATTTACCCCAATTCTGGATATAATAATGGTGGTTATGGCGGTTATAGCGGTTATAGCGGTTATGGCGCTTATGGTGCTTATGGCGCTTTTGGTTCTTTCGGCCTACCATTGGGCATTGGGTTCATTCCCATATATGTGCAAGTTCCTTGTAATCAAAATTTACAACCCGACTACTTGCCGCCAAATCCCCAACGACCAGATTCTAACGGTACGGTCCCAAATCAATTCCCCAACCGTATTGGTGAAGATGAGGATGACCCACCAAGCTGGGGTGCTGTTGATAACAATGGCATAGATACACCTGAAAGACCTACAAACGGCGTCCCTACTCTACAGGTAGACTTTGACAGAGACTATTTCAACACAGCTACTGGTATATCTCTGCAACCTGTAGCACCTTTGAGACCTAACTCCAGACCACCACCATCTATTTTTCACGGAACTAATGCGAAACCTGAAGAAACACCTGTCGGATCACCTGGAAACCAGAGACCTTCACAATCAAGACCTCAAGCACAAATACCTCAAGCACAAAGACCTCAAGCACCAAGACCCCAACAAAGACCGAACCGACCACCACCGCCTACTCAAAACGCAAACCAACCAGGAAGAGATACCACAAATCCACTAAATTGCGCTTACGCTGTTGTTTCGTGTTGCAACAATTCCAACGTCAGATCTCGCAGCGAGTGCTTCACTCTGAGAGGTTGTCCCGGACCGTTCTTTGACAACCCCTGTACTTCCGAATTGGCCAAGGCGGCTTCTGATTTTGTCATTCGTTTCCCTACCGGTCAATAA